Proteins encoded by one window of Vespula pensylvanica isolate Volc-1 chromosome 6, ASM1446617v1, whole genome shotgun sequence:
- the LOC122630097 gene encoding tetratricopeptide repeat protein 30A isoform X1 gives MNTFIQNVYIKDGDYTKTIYSMIKEQRYADTIKVLTTLFESHPDSRPCLSLLAHCHFYMQDFAAAATCYEKLVQICPEENIYKLYHAQSLHQACMYQEAWAVSLTIIDSSNLEYKVKKLQAAIKYGQEDMVAAKNLVDQCPLDDVDTEVNLGCLLYKEEEYEQALKKFSNALQITGFKPHLSYNVALSYFKLKEYAASLKHIADIIEQGIREHPELGVGMATEGIEVRSVGNTLTLHETALTEAFNLKAAIEYQLQNYEAAKEALTDMPPRSEEELDAVTLHNQALLNMDTKPSEGFEKLQFLLQQNPFPPETFANVLLLYCKYQYYDLAADVLAENVHLTYKYLTPYLYDFLDALITQQTSPEEAYRKFDDLANKHTETLRKATKQVQEARLNHDDSAVKKAVTDYEEALDRYVPVLMAQAKIYWDRENYIQVEKIFRKSVEFCNEHDIWKLNVAHTLFMQENKFKEATGFYEPIVRKKYDNILDTSAIVLANLCVSYIMTSQNADAEELMKKIEKEEEAVSFEDQDKKLFHLCIVNLVIGTLYCSKGNYEFGISRVMKSLEPYNKKLGTDTWFYAKRCFLSLLEQLAKQLVVLKDSTLQECIQFLEHCEVYGRDIPTVIEQPFDMQDILTESPQGIRTVVYEARFLKTLFLRLQMS, from the exons atgaatacttttatacaaaatgtatatattaaagacGGAGATTATACGAAAACGATTTATTCTATG aTCAAGGAACAGCGGTATGCAGACACAATCAAAGTGTTGACGACTCTGTTCGAGTCTCATCCTGAT TCCAGACCTTGTTTATCGCTTCTTGCTCATTGTCATTTTTATATGCAAGACTTTGCGGCAGCAGCTACCTGTTATGAAAAGTTGGTTCAAATTTGTCcggaagaaaatatatataagctgTATCATGCTCAGTCTTTGCATCAAGCCTGTATGTATCAAGAGGCTTGGGCAGTTTCTTTGACTATTATTGATTCAAGTAATTTAgaatataaagtaaagaagTTACAAGCAGCAATAAAGTATGGTCAAGAAGATATGGTAGCTGCAAAAAATCTTGTAGATCAATGTCCACTCGATGATGTGGATACGGAAGTAAACTTGGGATGTCTATTATACAAG GAAGAGGAATACGAACaagctttaaaaaaattctcaaaTGCTTTACAAATTACAGGATTTAAACCACATTTGTCTTATAATGTAGCTCTCTCTTATTTCAAACTAAAAGAATATGCTGCCTCTTTAAAACATATTG CTGATATTATTGAGCAAGGAATAAGAGAACATCCAGAACTAGGTGTAGGTATGGCAACAGAAGGTATTGAAGTCCGTAGTGTTGGAAACACACTTACTCTCCATGAAACAGCTTTAACGGAAGCTTTTAATCTTAAAGCTGCTATAGAATATCAGTTGCAAAATT ACGAAGCTGCTAAGGAAGCATTGACGGATATGCCTCCGCGTTCTGAAGAAGAATTAGACGCCGTTACGTTACATAATCAAGCATTATTAAATATGGATACAAAGCCGAGCGAAGGATTCGAAAAATTACAGTTCTTATTACAACAGAATCCTTTTCCACCTGAAACATTTGCTAATGTACTGTTGctatattgtaaatatcaatattatgaTTTAGCAGCAGATGTTTTAGCTGAAAATGTACATTTAACGTACAAATATTTGACACCG TATTTATATGATTTCCTGGATGCATTAATTACACAACAAACTTCGCCTGAAGAAGCATATCGCAAATTTGATGATCTTGCAAATAAACATACTGAAACATTGCGAAAGGCAACTAAACAGGTTCAAGAAGCAAGATTGAATCATGACGATAGTGCTGTTAAAAAAGCTGTAACTGATTATGAAGAAGCTTTAGACAGATATGTACCTGTTCTAATGGCACAGGCTAAAATATATTGGGACAGAGAGAATTATATAcaagtagaaaaaatttttaggAAGAGTGTTGAATTTTGTAACGAGCATGATATATGGAAGTTAAACGTAGCGCATACTTTGTTTatgcaagaaaataaatttaaggaAGCAACAGGTTTTTATGAACCGATtgtcagaaaaaaatatgataat attttagaTACAAGCGCTATAGTATTGGCAAATTTGTGCGTAAGTTACATTATGACATCTCAAAATGCAGATGCTGAAGAACtaatgaagaaaattgaaaaagaagaagaggcagTATCGTTTGAAGATCaagataaaaagttatttcacTTATGTATTGTAAATTTGGTGATTGGAACTTTATATTGTTCGAAAGGCAACTACGAATTTGGCATATCTAGAGTGATGAAAAGTTTAGAACCTTATAATAAGAAACTAGGAACAGATACTTGGTTCTATGCAAAAagatgttttctctctctcctagaACAATTAGCTAAACAATTAGTAGTTTTAAAAGATTCCACTTTACAAGAATGTATTCAGTTTCTGGAACATTGTGAAG tTTATGGACGAGATATACCTACTGTAATAGAACAACCATTTGATATGCAAGATATTCTAACAGAATCACCTCAAGGAATACGAACTGTTGTATATGAAGCAAGGTTTTTGAAGACATTGTTTCTAAGGCTACAAATGTCTTAA
- the LOC122630097 gene encoding tetratricopeptide repeat protein 30A isoform X2 translates to MQDFAAAATCYEKLVQICPEENIYKLYHAQSLHQACMYQEAWAVSLTIIDSSNLEYKVKKLQAAIKYGQEDMVAAKNLVDQCPLDDVDTEVNLGCLLYKEEEYEQALKKFSNALQITGFKPHLSYNVALSYFKLKEYAASLKHIADIIEQGIREHPELGVGMATEGIEVRSVGNTLTLHETALTEAFNLKAAIEYQLQNYEAAKEALTDMPPRSEEELDAVTLHNQALLNMDTKPSEGFEKLQFLLQQNPFPPETFANVLLLYCKYQYYDLAADVLAENVHLTYKYLTPYLYDFLDALITQQTSPEEAYRKFDDLANKHTETLRKATKQVQEARLNHDDSAVKKAVTDYEEALDRYVPVLMAQAKIYWDRENYIQVEKIFRKSVEFCNEHDIWKLNVAHTLFMQENKFKEATGFYEPIVRKKYDNILDTSAIVLANLCVSYIMTSQNADAEELMKKIEKEEEAVSFEDQDKKLFHLCIVNLVIGTLYCSKGNYEFGISRVMKSLEPYNKKLGTDTWFYAKRCFLSLLEQLAKQLVVLKDSTLQECIQFLEHCEVYGRDIPTVIEQPFDMQDILTESPQGIRTVVYEARFLKTLFLRLQMS, encoded by the exons ATGCAAGACTTTGCGGCAGCAGCTACCTGTTATGAAAAGTTGGTTCAAATTTGTCcggaagaaaatatatataagctgTATCATGCTCAGTCTTTGCATCAAGCCTGTATGTATCAAGAGGCTTGGGCAGTTTCTTTGACTATTATTGATTCAAGTAATTTAgaatataaagtaaagaagTTACAAGCAGCAATAAAGTATGGTCAAGAAGATATGGTAGCTGCAAAAAATCTTGTAGATCAATGTCCACTCGATGATGTGGATACGGAAGTAAACTTGGGATGTCTATTATACAAG GAAGAGGAATACGAACaagctttaaaaaaattctcaaaTGCTTTACAAATTACAGGATTTAAACCACATTTGTCTTATAATGTAGCTCTCTCTTATTTCAAACTAAAAGAATATGCTGCCTCTTTAAAACATATTG CTGATATTATTGAGCAAGGAATAAGAGAACATCCAGAACTAGGTGTAGGTATGGCAACAGAAGGTATTGAAGTCCGTAGTGTTGGAAACACACTTACTCTCCATGAAACAGCTTTAACGGAAGCTTTTAATCTTAAAGCTGCTATAGAATATCAGTTGCAAAATT ACGAAGCTGCTAAGGAAGCATTGACGGATATGCCTCCGCGTTCTGAAGAAGAATTAGACGCCGTTACGTTACATAATCAAGCATTATTAAATATGGATACAAAGCCGAGCGAAGGATTCGAAAAATTACAGTTCTTATTACAACAGAATCCTTTTCCACCTGAAACATTTGCTAATGTACTGTTGctatattgtaaatatcaatattatgaTTTAGCAGCAGATGTTTTAGCTGAAAATGTACATTTAACGTACAAATATTTGACACCG TATTTATATGATTTCCTGGATGCATTAATTACACAACAAACTTCGCCTGAAGAAGCATATCGCAAATTTGATGATCTTGCAAATAAACATACTGAAACATTGCGAAAGGCAACTAAACAGGTTCAAGAAGCAAGATTGAATCATGACGATAGTGCTGTTAAAAAAGCTGTAACTGATTATGAAGAAGCTTTAGACAGATATGTACCTGTTCTAATGGCACAGGCTAAAATATATTGGGACAGAGAGAATTATATAcaagtagaaaaaatttttaggAAGAGTGTTGAATTTTGTAACGAGCATGATATATGGAAGTTAAACGTAGCGCATACTTTGTTTatgcaagaaaataaatttaaggaAGCAACAGGTTTTTATGAACCGATtgtcagaaaaaaatatgataat attttagaTACAAGCGCTATAGTATTGGCAAATTTGTGCGTAAGTTACATTATGACATCTCAAAATGCAGATGCTGAAGAACtaatgaagaaaattgaaaaagaagaagaggcagTATCGTTTGAAGATCaagataaaaagttatttcacTTATGTATTGTAAATTTGGTGATTGGAACTTTATATTGTTCGAAAGGCAACTACGAATTTGGCATATCTAGAGTGATGAAAAGTTTAGAACCTTATAATAAGAAACTAGGAACAGATACTTGGTTCTATGCAAAAagatgttttctctctctcctagaACAATTAGCTAAACAATTAGTAGTTTTAAAAGATTCCACTTTACAAGAATGTATTCAGTTTCTGGAACATTGTGAAG tTTATGGACGAGATATACCTACTGTAATAGAACAACCATTTGATATGCAAGATATTCTAACAGAATCACCTCAAGGAATACGAACTGTTGTATATGAAGCAAGGTTTTTGAAGACATTGTTTCTAAGGCTACAAATGTCTTAA
- the LOC122630106 gene encoding nucleolar protein of 40 kDa-like, whose translation MVNCEVNQIFLGEVAAVQNYGAFVRIPGCSQQGLIHRSQVSSSHVDDVTEVLQKGERVWCKVISVNDDGKIGLSMKYVNQGNGTDLDPNGIELQRDMQKKKTYVPQQRKTIQLEAVFNTTCTKCGTHGHLAKDCFVPPNGKKYELIPEVEDVSSTPKTQDEQKDKKIEKTEKAEKIEKIEKKHKTKKSKKRKKSKKSKQHTDDSSSDNEQTTKKSKKKRSKDHKQKKKKRNSSTSDTDSSDSSSQDVKSYKRKHLERTEVRAKKCKHSKEKHTN comes from the exons ATGGTAAATTGTGaagtaaatcaaatatttcttggCGAAGTCGCTGCCGTTCAAAATTACGGTGCCTTCGTCAGAATACCTGGATGTTCGCAACAAGGATTGATACATAGATCACag GTTAGTTCGTCCCACGTCGACGATGTTACAGAAGTTTtacaaaaaggagaaagagtatGGTGTAAAGTTATCTCAGTGAACGACGATGGTAAAATTGGATTATCCATGAAATATGTTAACCAAGGAAATGGTACTGACTTGGATCCTAATGGAATCGAATTGCAAAGAgatatgcaaaagaaaaaaacctaTGTTCCACAACAACGAAAAACTATTCAGTTAGAAGCTGTTTTTAACACAACATGTACAAAGTGTGGGACGCATGGACATTTGGCCAAAGATTGTTTTGTGCCACCTAATGGAAAGAAATATGAGTTAATACCAGAAGTAGAAGATGTATCTTCTACTCCAAAGACACAGGACGAgcaaaaagataagaagatagaaaaaacagaaaaagcagaaaagatagaaaagatagagaagaaacataaaacaaaaaagtcaaagaaaagaaagaaatcaaagaaaagtaaacaGCATACTGATGATAGTAGCTCTGATAATGAACAAACaacaaagaaaagtaagaagaagagatccAAAGATcataagcaaaagaaaaaaaagcgtaACAGCAGTACCAGTGATACAGATTCTAGTGATAGTTCTAGTCAGGATGTTAAAAGTTATAAACGAAAGCACTTGGAAAGAACTGAAGTTCGAGCAAAAAAGTGCAAACATTCAAAGGAAAAGCATACGAATTAA